A region of Arabidopsis thaliana chromosome 5, partial sequence DNA encodes the following proteins:
- the EMB1467 gene encoding NADH-ubiquinone dehydrogenase (embryo defective 1467 (EMB1467); FUNCTIONS IN: in 6 functions; INVOLVED IN: response to oxidative stress, photorespiration, embryo development ending in seed dormancy; LOCATED IN: mitochondrion, mitochondrial membrane, chloroplast, mitochondrial respiratory chain complex I, respiratory chain complex I; EXPRESSED IN: 25 plant structures; EXPRESSED DURING: 16 growth stages; CONTAINS InterPro DOMAIN/s: NADH:ubiquinone oxidoreductase, subunit G, iron-sulphur binding (InterPro:IPR019574), NADH:ubiquinone oxidoreductase, subunit G (InterPro:IPR010228), Molybdopterin oxidoreductase (InterPro:IPR006656), Ferredoxin (InterPro:IPR001041), NADH:ubiquinone oxidoreductase, 75kDa subunit, conserved site (InterPro:IPR000283), NADH-quinone oxidoreductase, chain G, C-terminal (InterPro:IPR015405); Has 12426 Blast hits to 11022 proteins in 2097 species: Archae - 340; Bacteria - 6853; Metazoa - 215; Fungi - 114; Plants - 76; Viruses - 0; Other Eukaryotes - 4828 (source: NCBI BLink).), producing the protein MGLGILASRTIRPASRLLQSQTSNFFLRTIVSKPELQSPESAAVSEPEPPTQILPPRNPVGGARVHFSNPEDAIEVFVDGYAVKVPKGFTVLQACEVAGVDIPRFCYHSRLSIAGNCRMCLVEVEKSPKPVASCAMPALPGMKIKTDTPIAKKAREGVMEFLLMNHPLDCPICDQGGECDLQDQSMAFGSDRGRFTEMKRSVVDKNLGPLVKTVMTRCIQCTRCVRFASEVAGVQDLGILGRGSGEEIGTYVEKLMTSELSGNVIDICPVGALTSKPFAFKARNWELKATETIDVSDAVGSNIRVDSRGPEVMRIIPRLNEDINEEWISDKTRFCYDGLKRQRLSDPMIRDSDGRFKAVSWRDALAVVGDIIHQVKPDEIVGVAGQLSDAESMMVLKDFVNRMGSDNVWCEGTAAGVDADLRYSYLMNTSISGLENADLFLLIGTQPRVEAAMVNARICKTVRASNAKVGYVGPPAEFNYDCKHLGTGPDTLKEIAEGRHPFCTALKNAKNPAIIVGAGLFNRTDKNAILSSVESIAQANNVVRPDWNGLNFLLQYAAQAAALDLGLIQQSAKALESAKFVYLMGADDVNVDKIPKDAFVVYQGHHGDKAVYRANVILPASAFTEKEGTYENTEGFTQQTVPAVPTVGDARDDWKIVRALSEVSGVKLPYNSIEGVRSRIKSVAPNLVHTDEREPAAFGPSLKPECKEAMSTTPFQTVVENFYMTNSITRASKIMAQCSAVLLKK; encoded by the exons ATGGGTTTAGGCATCTTAGCTTCTCGAACAATTCGACCAGCTTCAcgtcttcttcaatctcaaaCCTCCAATTTCTTCCTCCGCACAATCGTCTCAAAACCAGAGCTCCAATCTCCTGAATCCGCTGCTGTCTCTGAGCCTGAGCCGCCGACACAGATTCTCCCTCCTAGAAACCCTGTAGGTGGAGCACGCGTCCACTTCTCGAATCCTGAAGATGCGATCGAGGTCTTTGTCGATGGTTACGCGGTCAAAGTCCCTAAAGGATTCACTGTTCTTCAGGCTTGTGAGGTCGCTGGAGTTGATATCCCGAGGTTTTGTTATCATTCTCGTTTATCTATTGCTGGAAATTGCAGGATGTGTCTTGTTGAGGTTGAGAAATCTCCTAAGCCTGTAGCTTCATGTGCCATGCCTGCGCTTCCTG GGATGAAGATTAAGACTGATACACCGATAGCTAAGAAGGCGAGGGAGGGAGTGATGGAGTTTTTGTTGATGAATCACCCTTTGGATTGTCCTATTTGTGACCAAGGAGGAGAGTGTGATCTTCAGGATCAGTCTATGGCTTTTGGATCTGATAGAGGACGTTTTACTGAGATGAAAAGATCTGTTGTTGATAAGAATCTTGGTCCTCTTGTGAAGACTGTTATGACTCGGTGTATCCAGTGTACAAG GTGTGTACGATTTGCTTCTGAAGTTGCTGGGGTTCAGGATCTTGGTATACTAGGTCGTGGTAGTGGAGAGGAAATTGGAACTTATGTTGAAAAGCTTATGACCAGTGAACTCTCTGGAAATGTTATTGATATCTGTCCTGTTGGAGCCTTGACCTCAAAGCCTTTTGCCTTTAAAGCCAGAAACTGGGAGTTGAAAGCAACAGAAACTATTGATGTTAGTGATGCTGTTGGGTCCAACATCCGTGTTGATAGTAGAGGACCAGAAGTAATGCGTATCATTCCACGCCTGAATGAG GATATAAACGAAGAATGGATATCTGACAAAACCCGATTCTGTTATGACGGCCTGAAAAGACAAAGGCTGAGCGACCCTATGATCCGAGATTCCGATGGACGATTCAAGGCAGTGAGCTGGCGTGATGCCTTGGCTGTTGTGGGTGATATCATTCATCAGGTGAAGCCAGATGAGATTGTTGGAGTAGCAGGTCAGCTATCTGATGCGGAATCCATGATGGTACTGAAGGACTTCGTTAACAGAATGGGCTCAGACAATGTATGGTGTGAAGGAACAGCTGCTGGTGTTGATGCTGATCTTAGATACAGTTATCTGATGAACACTAGCATCAGTGGACTTGAAAACGCCGATCTCTTCCTTCTCATCGGTACCCAG CCTAGGGTGGAAGCTGCAATGGTGAATGCTAGGATCTGCAAGACAGTCCGTGCATCAAATGCCAAGGTTGGATATGTTGGTCCACCTGCAGAGTTCAATTACGACTGCAAACACCTCGGGACTGGGCCTGATACTCTCAAGGAAATTGCTGAGGGACGGCATCCATTCTGTACGGCTCTCAAGAACGCCAAAAACCCTGCAATCATTGTTGGTGCTGGGCTCTTCAACAGAACTGATAAAAATGCTATCCTCTCTTCTGTGGAGTCCATTGCACAAGCCAACAATGTTGTCCGACCAGACTGGAACGGTCTCAACTTTCTCCTTCAGTATGCTGCCCAAGCGGCTGCTCTTGATCTTGGTCTCATTCAACAGTCCGCCAAAGCCCTCGAGTCTGCAAAATTCGTCTACTTGATGGGAGCAGACGATGTAAATGTTGACAAGATTCCTAAAGACGCCTTTGTGGTTTACCAAGGACACCATGGAGACAAAGCGGTTTACCGTGCAAACGTAATTCTCCCTGCATCGGCCTTCACTGAGAAAGAAGGAACCTATGAAAATACTGAAGGATTTACCCAACAGACTGTTCCAGCTGTTCCAACAGTTGGTGATGCAAGAGATGACTGGAAGATTGTGAGAGCCTTATCCGAGGTCTCGGGTGTGAAGCTTCCATACAACTCAATCGAAGGTGTTAGATCAAGAATAAAGAGCGTTGCACCAAATCTAGTCCACACAGATGAGCGAGAGCCAGCTGCTTTTGGGCCTTCATTGAAGCCTGAGTGCAAGGAGGCAATGAGCACAACACCGTTCCAAACCGTGGTTGAGAACTTTTACATGACAAACTCGATCACAAGAGCATCAAAGATCATGGCGCAGTGCAGTGCCGTGCTCTTGAAAAAGTGA
- the EMB1467 gene encoding NADH-ubiquinone dehydrogenase (embryo defective 1467 (EMB1467); FUNCTIONS IN: in 6 functions; INVOLVED IN: response to oxidative stress, photorespiration, embryo development ending in seed dormancy; LOCATED IN: mitochondrion, mitochondrial membrane, chloroplast, mitochondrial respiratory chain complex I, respiratory chain complex I; EXPRESSED IN: 25 plant structures; EXPRESSED DURING: 16 growth stages; CONTAINS InterPro DOMAIN/s: NADH:ubiquinone oxidoreductase, subunit G, iron-sulphur binding (InterPro:IPR019574), NADH:ubiquinone oxidoreductase, subunit G (InterPro:IPR010228), Molybdopterin oxidoreductase (InterPro:IPR006656), Ferredoxin (InterPro:IPR001041), NADH:ubiquinone oxidoreductase, 75kDa subunit, conserved site (InterPro:IPR000283), NADH-quinone oxidoreductase, chain G, C-terminal (InterPro:IPR015405); Has 30201 Blast hits to 17322 proteins in 780 species: Archae - 12; Bacteria - 1396; Metazoa - 17338; Fungi - 3422; Plants - 5037; Viruses - 0; Other Eukaryotes - 2996 (source: NCBI BLink).) codes for MGLGILASRTIRPASRLLQSQTSNFFLRTIVSKPELQSPESAAVSEPEPPTQILPPRNPVGGARVHFSNPEDAIEVFVDGYAVKVPKGFTVLQACEVAGVDIPRFCYHSRLSIAGNCRMCLVEVEKSPKPVASCAMPALPGMKIKTDTPIAKKAREGVMEFLLMNHPLDCPICDQGGECDLQDQSMAFGSDRGRFTEMKRSVVDKNLGPLVKTVMTRCIQCTRCVRFASEVAGVQDLGILGRGSGEEIGTYVEKLMTSELSGNVIDICPVGALTSKPFAFKARNWELKATETIDVSDAVGSNIRVDSRGPEVMRIIPRLNEDINEEWISDKTRFCYDGLKRQRLSDPMIRDSDGRFKAVSWRDALAVVGDIIHQVKPDEIVGVAGQLSDAESMMVLKDFVNRMGSDNVWCEGTAAGVDADLRYSYLMNTSISGLENADLFLLIGTQPRVEAAMVNARICKTVRASNAKVGYVGPPAEFNYDCKHLGTGPDTLKEIAEGRHPFCTALKNAKNPAIIVGAGLFNRTDKNAILSSVESIAQANNVVRPDWNGLNFLLQYAAQAAALDLGLIQQSAKALESAKFVYLMGADDVNVDKIPKDAFVVYQGHHGDKAVYRANVILPASAFTEKEGTYENTEGFTQQTVPAVPTVGDARDDWKIVRALSEVSGVKLPYNSIEGVRSRIKSVAPNLVHTDEREPAAFGPSLKPECKEAMSTTPFQTVVENFYMTNSITRASKIMAQCSAVLLKKPFV; via the exons ATGGGTTTAGGCATCTTAGCTTCTCGAACAATTCGACCAGCTTCAcgtcttcttcaatctcaaaCCTCCAATTTCTTCCTCCGCACAATCGTCTCAAAACCAGAGCTCCAATCTCCTGAATCCGCTGCTGTCTCTGAGCCTGAGCCGCCGACACAGATTCTCCCTCCTAGAAACCCTGTAGGTGGAGCACGCGTCCACTTCTCGAATCCTGAAGATGCGATCGAGGTCTTTGTCGATGGTTACGCGGTCAAAGTCCCTAAAGGATTCACTGTTCTTCAGGCTTGTGAGGTCGCTGGAGTTGATATCCCGAGGTTTTGTTATCATTCTCGTTTATCTATTGCTGGAAATTGCAGGATGTGTCTTGTTGAGGTTGAGAAATCTCCTAAGCCTGTAGCTTCATGTGCCATGCCTGCGCTTCCTG GGATGAAGATTAAGACTGATACACCGATAGCTAAGAAGGCGAGGGAGGGAGTGATGGAGTTTTTGTTGATGAATCACCCTTTGGATTGTCCTATTTGTGACCAAGGAGGAGAGTGTGATCTTCAGGATCAGTCTATGGCTTTTGGATCTGATAGAGGACGTTTTACTGAGATGAAAAGATCTGTTGTTGATAAGAATCTTGGTCCTCTTGTGAAGACTGTTATGACTCGGTGTATCCAGTGTACAAG GTGTGTACGATTTGCTTCTGAAGTTGCTGGGGTTCAGGATCTTGGTATACTAGGTCGTGGTAGTGGAGAGGAAATTGGAACTTATGTTGAAAAGCTTATGACCAGTGAACTCTCTGGAAATGTTATTGATATCTGTCCTGTTGGAGCCTTGACCTCAAAGCCTTTTGCCTTTAAAGCCAGAAACTGGGAGTTGAAAGCAACAGAAACTATTGATGTTAGTGATGCTGTTGGGTCCAACATCCGTGTTGATAGTAGAGGACCAGAAGTAATGCGTATCATTCCACGCCTGAATGAG GATATAAACGAAGAATGGATATCTGACAAAACCCGATTCTGTTATGACGGCCTGAAAAGACAAAGGCTGAGCGACCCTATGATCCGAGATTCCGATGGACGATTCAAGGCAGTGAGCTGGCGTGATGCCTTGGCTGTTGTGGGTGATATCATTCATCAGGTGAAGCCAGATGAGATTGTTGGAGTAGCAGGTCAGCTATCTGATGCGGAATCCATGATGGTACTGAAGGACTTCGTTAACAGAATGGGCTCAGACAATGTATGGTGTGAAGGAACAGCTGCTGGTGTTGATGCTGATCTTAGATACAGTTATCTGATGAACACTAGCATCAGTGGACTTGAAAACGCCGATCTCTTCCTTCTCATCGGTACCCAG CCTAGGGTGGAAGCTGCAATGGTGAATGCTAGGATCTGCAAGACAGTCCGTGCATCAAATGCCAAGGTTGGATATGTTGGTCCACCTGCAGAGTTCAATTACGACTGCAAACACCTCGGGACTGGGCCTGATACTCTCAAGGAAATTGCTGAGGGACGGCATCCATTCTGTACGGCTCTCAAGAACGCCAAAAACCCTGCAATCATTGTTGGTGCTGGGCTCTTCAACAGAACTGATAAAAATGCTATCCTCTCTTCTGTGGAGTCCATTGCACAAGCCAACAATGTTGTCCGACCAGACTGGAACGGTCTCAACTTTCTCCTTCAGTATGCTGCCCAAGCGGCTGCTCTTGATCTTGGTCTCATTCAACAGTCCGCCAAAGCCCTCGAGTCTGCAAAATTCGTCTACTTGATGGGAGCAGACGATGTAAATGTTGACAAGATTCCTAAAGACGCCTTTGTGGTTTACCAAGGACACCATGGAGACAAAGCGGTTTACCGTGCAAACGTAATTCTCCCTGCATCGGCCTTCACTGAGAAAGAAGGAACCTATGAAAATACTGAAGGATTTACCCAACAGACTGTTCCAGCTGTTCCAACAGTTGGTGATGCAAGAGATGACTGGAAGATTGTGAGAGCCTTATCCGAGGTCTCGGGTGTGAAGCTTCCATACAACTCAATCGAAGGTGTTAGATCAAGAATAAAGAGCGTTGCACCAAATCTAGTCCACACAGATGAGCGAGAGCCAGCTGCTTTTGGGCCTTCATTGAAGCCTGAGTGCAAGGAGGCAATGAGCACAACACCGTTCCAAACCGTGGTTGAGAACTTTTACATGACAAACTCGATCACAAGAGCATCAAAGATCATGGCGCAGTGCAGTGCCGTGCTCTTGAAAAA ACCTTTTGTTTAA